The following coding sequences lie in one Osmerus mordax isolate fOsmMor3 chromosome 13, fOsmMor3.pri, whole genome shotgun sequence genomic window:
- the aktip gene encoding AKT-interacting protein: MNLNPFWSMSTNPGRKRSDSEEQSGQGEQRASPARPPFGKKQLPSIPKNAVPITKPASPAASVQAANGTHASYGPFYLEYSLLAEFTLVIKQKLPGIYVQPSYKSALMWFGVIFIRHGLYQDGVFKFTVYIPDNYPDGECPRVVFDIPVFHPLVDPVSGELDVSRAFNKWRRNHNHIWQVLMYARTVFYKISTLEPLNPEAAVLYDKDVQLFKSKVVDSVKLCNSHLFDQPKIDDPYAISFSPWNPAVHDDAKERMFTHKRRPEDHHKGLQVSGLSWVKPGTTQPFSKDDNPPLS; encoded by the exons ATGAACCTAAATCCATTTTGGAGCATGTCTACCAATCCCGGTCGTAAG AGATCTGATAGCGAGGAGCAGAGTGGTCAGGGCGAGCAGAGAGCCAGCCCCGCCCGGCCGCCCTTTGGAAAGAAGCAGCTGCCCTCCATCCCGAAGAACGCGGTCCCCATCACCAAGCCAGCCTCGCCTGCCGCCTCAGTCCAGGCAGCCAACGGCACACATGCCTCCTACGGCCCCTTCTACCTGGAGTACTCGCTGCTGGCAGAGTT CACGCTAGTGATCAAGCAGAAACTCCCAGGAATCTATGTACAGCCATCCTACAAATCAGCACTGA TGTGGTTTGGGGTCATATTCATCAGACATGGCTTGTACCAGGACGGTGTCTTCAAATTCACTGTGTACATCCCAGACAACTACCCTGACGGGGAGTGTCCT AGAGTTGTCTTCGACATCCCAGTGTTCCACCCCCTAGTGGACCCAGTGTCAGGAGAGCTCGACGTCAGCAGAGCCTTCAACAAGTGGAG aCGCAATCACAACCACATCTGGCAAGTCCTGATGTACGCACGCACAGTATTCTACAAGATCAGCACCCTGGAGCCACTTAACCCAgaggctgctgtgct GTATGACAAAGATGTGCAGCTGTTCAAAAGCAAGGTGGTAGACAGTGTGAAACTATGCAACAGTCACCTCTTCGACCAGCCGAAGATTGACGATCCGTATGCAATAAG CTTCTCACCATGGAACCCAGCTGTCCATGACGACGCAAAGGAACGAATGTTCACACACAAA AGACGGCCTGAAGATCACCACAAGGGCCTGCAGGTGTCAGGACTGTCCTGGGTGAAGCCAGGAACCACACAGCCCTTCAGCAAAGATGACAACCCTCCCCTAAGCTGA